DNA from Liolophura sinensis isolate JHLJ2023 unplaced genomic scaffold, CUHK_Ljap_v2 scaffold_14, whole genome shotgun sequence:
TGAGAGCCATTGCTGAGATAAGCTTATCTCTTTGCTCACGAGCCTCATCACTTTGTTCTGGGATACAGGTTGGTTGTTCACCGACCCAGTGTCTTTGTTCAAGGACCCACTGTCTACATCCATTCACTCTGATTCGCCTATCTGTGAGTCTGTCGTGCTTAGAGAGATCCCTGGCTCGTTTGCGCGCCTCTACATGCTGGCAGCTGGCCCCCTCGTCCAGTTCTCTCTTACACTTGTCGGCTCGGGCTTTGGATGGGGTCGTCTCCTGCTTCTGGGCAGCATGCCTATCGAGTGAAACAGAAGAGGCCTTGAAGTTAACTGAATTGAAGCTGAATTGTAACAATTATCTTTTCTCAGGCACACTTCAGTAACATAACACGCACACAGTATGTACAAAATCACATATAATCACTTAAAATaagtgtatttgttttttaaatatgaagAACATTACTGATctaaataatactttatacactgaAGCACAAAGGTGACTGTGGTGatgctgttttgattttgaattGTAAGGTTTTCAGCCAGCTAAGTCAGTAAGGGCCATGGCATATTGATGGGCAGTTGTCAGACACTCTGTGAAGTGTCAACGTCACAATACAGTGGCATCTTGTCTTAACAAAAACCATTCCTCACAACTACACTGATCTGATATGAGGCAGACATCCATAATCACTTACCTGGCCAGCCACTGCATCACTTTGTCACACTGTTCAGGGGGAGATAATAAGGGTAAGTCAACGACAGGCGTCTTGACTCGGTGTAGCGGGGCGAGAGGATGGAGTGTACATCGTCTGTTAGCGTGTGTGAAGCGACTAGAACAACCTGTGGAAAACGAAGAGGGAGATAATAAGGGTAAATCAACGACAGACATCTTGAGGCAGGGTAGCGGGGCTTGTGGATGGACTGTATATCGTCGTGTGTGAAGCACCTGTAACAGGTTCACACTTTACACACTTTCTGCTGACTGAGCAGATTGTTCAGGAAAGCACCTATTACAGGTTCACATTTTACACACTTACTGCTGACTGAGCAGTTGGTTCAGGCAAGCACCTGTTACAGGTACACACTTACTGTGAACTGAGCAGATTGTTCAAGCAAGCACCTGTTACAGGTACACATTTACTGCTAACTGAGGAGATTGTTCAAGCAAGCACCTGTTACGGGTATACACTTACCGCTGATTGAGCAAACAAATGGCTTTTCCCCAGTATGAAGCCTCTGGTGAGTTTTAAGCTGACCACTCTGACAGAAGGCCTTTGTACAGTTGGGGAAATCACATCTGTATGGCCTCTCACCTGAAAAATAGGGATATGGGGAGATGGGGTGATATTCTGAAATCATACCACGGATAATCCAAGGCCGTtcgagaaagaaaacaaatttgtgaGTGTAAACGAAAGATGgtataactggtgaaataatctcataagccataatcattcattctccAAGTACACCCCAcgacatggctgaaaaattgttagtgtggcattaagccataatcattctttcTCCAAGTACAAAACTTTAGATAAAAATTCTATGTTCTAATAAAGACTGATATGCTGAAATCTGGCCCCAAAATGTTGAAGACAAAGCTGTCACATGTACCAAGTAACTGTTTCCAACTGTCTCTCAGAAAAATGACCTATCAGTGTGTGGGACAAATGGACACCCTATTATTTCAACCCTTGAACATGGgcaatatttttaaagtttgtcATGTAAGTTCACTTGATTGGGATTTTCTGTCATACTTGCCCCCTGTGAACGTTTGTCAAGAACATGGCCGGAGAAGTATAGCTAAGTCCTGCTCCTGCCTGGCTTGCACATTGAATCATTTTGTTGTGGAAGGTATCAAAGTGGTCACATTTTGTaacacagaatacatgtattattctcAACGTAACTGCAACTTTATTGGAACAACTGTAGGCCAACTTTCAGCAcagtgtgtgtatattttttgtttttcactttttaaaatttttttaactaGACCAGATTAAGGCAGAATCTGAACTAGGAGTCTCTCatttgtactgttttttttaccatatcTGTGTAGTTAGCCTCATGTGTTCAATTCGTCATCggaaataatgaaattaacaccaatatattttgtttgccaAAATAGCATACACAGAACATTACATGCAGGGGCAAGTCATACATTACATATCCATCAGATCCATACTCCACAACTGgggcaaatgaaataaaaaatctgaGCGTATTAGCTGATATGTTGACAGGGAACATATGAGCCTCCTCGTAAAGGTGGGCGTGGCTAGTGGTCTCGTGATCAAGAGgatgttttattaattacatTTACTTTAGTTGATTCAGTTGATCAATATGGCTACACAGTTGACTGATGGGAACATACAAAACCAAATCTAGGTCACTTCGTCGCTCCATACGTcacaatacatgcacaaattCGGTCGGCTTAGAAACGGTTGTTGTTTGGCAGCATGTTACGGCAAGTTCGGACAACCTACAGTCAGGAATGACCCACTGCCGCGGAGCGTTTGCACGCGTAACCTAGACAACGACGCTCGCTCCCAGCGCACATCTGGCCAAGCTCAGACATGACAGAGATCTCCATGCTAACTGCCCGTAAATAAAGCCGTGTTTACCAAGGCTGGCTGAAgctaagaaatacatgtatgttaattaaaGACCAGGCGTTTTACAAACCTGGAAACGGCACATAAGTGTGCATGAGCCGTGGTTATGTTGTGAGAGAGCAGAGATATTTTGCCCGGCCATGCGTCACTTCACGATCCGACATGTTTAAAGGCCCATTCACGAATACTGAAGCGTGGGATAGTAGCCTCGTGCTTCTAGATCCCCTACCGAAAGTATCTAATTGggtatttaaatataaaaagcaAGTTAGAGAGCATGTACTGACAAGCTGAGCACATAAAACTGAATTACACTTTAGTTTCACAGCTAAAAATATTCCAACCAATTTCCATTTAAACTCCCATTTGTTCGTATGTATGGTGCAAGTACAGGTGCAATTTGCCAGTATAATATCACGTTCTCGGGTTTAGGGAATATCAATTTTATATTATTGAAACCTCATTCGCCGGCACAGTTTTACAGCAGAACATATACGCTATCAAAATTAtcattaataatataaaaaaaataatgttacatttattgtAATGCTTGAACATatatcagtcatttttattataGTAATGAAATAATAAGGCTTATATTTATGCCAGAGACAAAGGAATGAAAagtatgaaaaagaaaagaaaaaaaaaacacatgccgagttatttaattaaaattaaaggTCACGATTTATGTCCTCTTTGTGGCCTATATAGCTCTCAGTCtggttgttaaaaaaaaaaaattaacctatCTCACCTGTATGTGTTCTCATGTGAGCCTGTAAAGACTTCTCCCTGGGGAACACTCGGTTACAGATGTAACACTGTATGGTGTTGGTGGATGATGACCCCTGGACTTGTAGAGATAGGAGATGATCGGCTCTGGGTCGGCCCCTGCGGTGTCGTCCGATGAGGGGTGGGGATGAACCCTCAGCCTCCGACCCGCTACTGTCCGGGGTGGAGCATGACGACTGTGGGCTAACCACCCGCCTTCCCCGTCCTCTGGGCTCGCTCCAGTTCCACGGTAACATCTTCACTGTTTGTGTGCTAGTAGCCGAGTGCTGAGGTGACGAACTAACGGTACATGGGAAATCGTTTTGTAAAGGACACTACCGGTATAGTATTGAACCCGATGAAAAAACCGATAGCTGTCGTGTCTATGCCTGTAGCCGTGTTAAATAGGCCATGGTATTCCCTCCAACACACAATACTCAGGCCTATCACCCACATTTGCATTTTCCCGCCTGATGGGGATGACGGGAATTTAACCTATTTTACATCCACtttaagttatatatatatatatatatatatatatatatatatatatatatatatatatatatgggtctACACGCGTAAATACGTACGTCGTGCGAAATACAAGAAATTGTAAAGACGAAGACACTAATAACATTAACCTCATAATTAAATAAGGTACGTTGAGACTTCCAGAGGGGCAGATTTGTTAGTggctatttgttttttttttaatttttttattgcaaaTGATAAATGTCAGAGTCCACTCGATGTCCCTAGTCCACACTGTTCCCATGTGCAGCTCGTTTTACAAGGGAATTCCCGCCAGGACTCCTTTTATGGAATAATGACATCACCGAGGGGCCTTCCCCAAGCAGGACCCAGCATGCATCTAGGGCTCTACCGAGCATGCTCGTGACATAGTCGACAAGGAGCACGCCATATTGGAGAAAGTTCATGGGATTCTAAAGCCGTGTGGTGAAAAATCCATTGCCATCCTCCGACAAGAGAGGACATAATGGAGACCACATACGGCGTAGCAGTTGCCAACAAATATTCACTTTTTACAGACGAGGATGCTGATCCTTTAGAAATATTAAGGCAGCAGGAGGAGCAGCTAAAGAAAAAGAAGGACGAGGTAAAACCGAAGTCCGACAAATCTGCAAAAACTGCGAAAAACAAGCAGGTGAAAAAAGCTGTTGCTCCTCCTGAACCAGAGCAGAAAGTGAAGCAACAGGACCAAAATACGAATAGGAGAGAAGGTATAACTGCAGGTGTCAAGAAATTCTGGTGCAATATGTCCAGATTTGCATTGTAAACATGATCTTGCACATTGAAAATTGCGGGAAATAAGTGTAGTCAGGCCTACACGCGTGTTGAGGTAAATGGAGGAAACTGCGTTTTAAGCTATTTATCAGGCCTTAATTATGTTTTCACTTTGCATTCATTACATAGAGTTCCATTTCTAATCAACACGTTTTGTGTGAAGGGAGGTATTTCTGATGTAATAGCCTAAAAGTAACATGAATAGAGTGTTTACAATGCATTGTGACCATGTGCTCTTATCTGATTTCGTAATACCCTAGCAGGCTGTTTAGAGATGCAGCGACAGGGGGTCAGTATTAATTAAGTGATGGACAGTACACAAATTTGGCACGCTAGGTGTCCCCATTTAGAGGTACGCGTGAGAAGGTTAAAGAATTAAGATGGAAGTGAAGCAATAAGTCGAGTCATCTGGTATTGTAATTTGAAGTAGAGCTCATCCCAATTTTTGTGATTTACTCTGTGTATTTGTTCCTGTTCTTGTTTGCATGTTGTATACCTGTCGAATGATAAATGGCCTTCTTCATTTGTCAAACTGACCATGAACATACAACATTGAGGCTCTCTGATATCCCATATGCCAGGTGTTGCATTTGTGTTAACATTATAGGGAAAACTGATCAGTTACGTTCAGCTTGAGGTATACAGGAAAAACCAAAATTGTCTGGGGTTAGGAATGTTGGCTAAGAAATTATGAATGAAAAGTTTGTGAGACATGTTGCACATTTTACGCCAACATAAGGTAAAAGACTGTAAAAATAAAGGTTTTAATTCCCCAAAACTCCCATAACATCATTAAAGTAGCTCGGCTCTTAGCTTATCCATCCTACCTGTTCCAGCTACACCTGCATCTGAGATTAGATGCCAAAGGCTCTACCTGTACTCGACCATGCTATCTTTTCTTGGTTGTCACTGGTTATGTAATACCTTTCACCAGGTTAACACTCTCAAACCAATTACAAGTTATggttcatttctttaaaaaaaaacatggctagTATCATCCAGAATGGAATTATCTTGTCAATCTGATCTGATCGTTTTTTGACAATTAAATCTGAAGCTTTGGGTTATGAACTACAGGCCCTATTatggtaagaaaaataattgtCTATACTCTTAGCCACTTTTTCAGAAGTTACTTCaaaaaaggcttttttttttttaaattagatcGGACATAAAGGTATTGCCTTCTGTGagaatcaaaacatttttttttttttttcaatgggtGTAAATACGGTGGCACATTTCCACAAGGCTAGGTAAGAGAGCCTCACTTTAATATCTTTAGGCTAGATAAGAGAGCCTCACCTTAATATCTTTAGGCTAGGTAAGAGCCTCACCTTAATATCTTAAGGCTAGGTAAGAGAGCCTGACCTTAATATCTTTAGGCTAGGTAAGAGAGCCTCACCTTAATATCTTTAGGCTAGCTAGGTGAGAGAGCCTCACTTTAATATCTTTAGGCTAGGTAAGAGAGCCTCACCTTAATATCTTTAGGCTAGGTAAGAGAGCCTCACTTTAATATCTTTAGGCTAGGTAAGAGAGCCTCACCTTAATATCTTTAGGCTAGGTAAGAGAGCCTGACCTTAATATCTTTAGGCTAGGTAAGAGAGCCTGACCTTAATATCTTTAGGCTAGGTAAGAGAGCCTCACTTTAATATCTTCAGGCTAGGTAGGAGAGACTCACTTTAATATCTTTGACTTCACAACTATGACAAGAGGCCTGTGCGCCGAAAAACAGATTTGACAAAGTTAAACCTAAGTTTATGGTTACGGTGCTTGAAATGAACTGTTAGTTACGTGCTAGGTGCAATGTTCTACATATGCAGGCTGTTGGGTTTAATTTTGACCAggtttattgtcacaaatgtacatcccACTGATCTGGCTTATCAGTTTGCCCAAGGGTTATGTCTGTCTACCTTCTCGCCCATGGCTCCTTCTGTCATAAAGGTGTCTTAAAGCTGTCACCACTGCATGAGTTTTGATATCTGGGATATAAAGAGAAAAGGGAAAGTAGTATGAAGGTACGAAACTAGATAGCCTGATTATTGAAGAAGTATTTACACACCTGTGGCAGTGGCTTGTGACGAGGTAAAAAATAATATGGGAAGgcattaagaaataaagaatGGATGATTTGAGAACTTCGCCTGATAATGTTGGTTACGTTCATTTTAGAACAATTAGCGCAATTAACAACACATACTTGATTTGTGACCCTAGACAACAGTTTTGGCTTTGCCACAAAGTTTTTTTATGAAGTGCTTGTCTGTCAAGGGTCTTAGAGGCTACATGGTCTAAAACATTGCTTATGTAATTCTGCTCAGAGTTATTTCTCTAGTTACATGGTGTTACATGCACACAGCTGGGTGTCCAAGCATGTCCGATCACTGATGTACCCTGAAGGCAGGTTTTCATGCATGAGTAACTGGTGACAGTCACAGGACCAAGGCTTAATCatatactggagattttaacCTTTTAGCATGTAGGGGAACAATATGTGTGTAGTCTGTCTGCAATTTTTAATTaaagagaaatattttcatatcaaCTACAGGATTTACAGAAGGTAATCATGCTCTAATACACgccataaaaacatttaaaaagtttGGAGAATTGCAGTCGTGGTTCAGTTTTTGAAATTAGATTGAGAGATCTTTTGCCAGCATGTTTGATATGTCAAAGTTATCCGTGGAAGGCACATATTACCACATTCAAGAAGTAAAACTGTTACCCATGGTAGTGAGAATGGAGATGTGAACAGTTGTCGTCAAATCTTGTTTTATACCACTTCTGTCACAGTTGTGGTCACTGTCCTAGATAAGAGTATATTTGAACTGGAAGTGTATTGGGCTCTCACCTGCTGTAAGGTGCTGGAAATCGAATGTGGGGAATGCGATTACCtcggttatttttttttttttttttttgctcaggCATAGCCATCATACACAAAGTGTCAGCATTCAAAGCAATACTTAACCAAATATTATGGGTGACGTCTCAAAAAGTATTCATGTGTATTAAGCTTAAGTTTTGATGTTCATTCTTGATGAAAGTTATACCAGCTACTTTTGTGTTGACCCTGCATCCTACATGATGTGTCACATTTTCAAAGTTAGCACAGTGTAACTGTGTATCTTGTGTCTGCGCAGATAACCGCTCAAAAGGCTCGGGTCAGGGGCGGTCAGAGCGTGGAGGCCGTCCCTTCAGGGAACCACGGGAACATCGGGACAACGATGGTGACAGACGTCCAGATCGCAGGAGAAGGGAAGACAACTCAACAGGGGAATTCAGGTACCCAGCATGCACTCCACATTTTACTGTTTAGCTTGCATTGAACTTGTTAAAGGTCATATGATGTAAATGCATACTCTACTATGGGAATATCTGTTTGAAGCAGCATATTCAAGCCTTTCCATAAAAGCCGGGGGTCAGCGGTTTAGTCGCCTGTTTTTGGTCAAACCGCCGGGTGTATTGGGCAAAGTTTCAACCGAGCAAATAATACACCTACGAGCAATATGTTACCCTTATCTTTGACGACTCATAGTTTGAGGTATGCTGGTTTCAGTTCCAGAAGTAATTCCCACTAGACCTACATGTGTggctgtgtatgtgtacatacatatcgTGGCATCCTTCTGTCGTTCCCATTGCCAAGCTGTACAGTAACATAACATTTGAGCTGATTGGCTACTCGAAAGTTAGCAAACCAATTGGGGAACACAACATATACTGGCTACGCTATGCGTTGACTTCGTTTATTGTCGTGTTTACAATATGAAGCAAACATTTGCCAAGTTACTTAagcaaatgtttttaaaaaatgcaggaGCCAACAACCAATCAACACAGTTGCCATCATTTCCATATTAGGATATACAGTGAAGGTTTATTTTGAACTAAGTCACACTTTGTTAGAACATCAAGAACTGCATGTTGCAAAGGGTAATAGAAGTAAAAGAATTGAGGTTTGTATTGCAGAATTGAGTTTATTTCAGCAAAGAGTTCAGTTTTTGGCTGTTTCGGGAAACCTGAATAACCAATTACTACATCTATACGTCATAGCTTAAACAGGTGTAAATTGAATTTTCTGAAGTTCTCAAAAGTTGCTTCAGGATTGAGTTTCTTTCAGATTTGGAATTTAGCAGCCTTTTGATGGTATCTGAATTGGACTCCTAGGAATCCTGTGATTCATAAACGAAATAAAGTAAAGTAGGGTGTAAAGTCAAATTTACTTACCCCTTTTCATAAAGACCATGTTTTCTGTACATTCTTTAAACAGATTGAACCATTATCGGACATAAaaactatgacatcaatggtcccctggtttccattgttACTTATTGTCTTGAATATCACAAACAATGACACTGATGGATAATTGATATGTACAACAGCAAACGGCTTAAAACGACAGAGAATGTATTTTAGACCATGTTGCAAAAGTGTTGGCGTAGGGGCCAGCAGCTCCCAAACCCCCAGCTCTTTTGCTAATGCTCAGCTGGCTAATGAGAATAACCCATCATACAGGTGTTCCTGTATGAGCGTGGAGAGCCCTGATATATCATGCCAAAGCTAGTGCTCGTAATGGTTACTTAGGTAAACACACTCTTTTCGTTTGAATCTTAGGTTTAGGATATTCGCAGGTTTGATATGGCCCATAATTTAGTTTAAAATGTTAGTAATCCAGTGCTAAAACTGGGTGTGTGCTCCTTATTCAATCGGGTATGAAGAGGATTAATTGCCTGCGAGACTGATCAACCAAATCAAGAAAGCTAGATGTCAGCTCTGTCACAAACTAGTGTACAATGGGTCAATGTTTGCAGCCTGTTCTGACTGGGCTTTTGAATGGTTTCAGTAATGGTGAAGGTCAGATTTGCCTTCAGAACAAAGTTTTAGTGTGTATCGGTATGATGCTCATTCAGAGATGTGCTAGTGAATTAGCTTTATGCAGCCTGTGTATTCTGTACGGGAGAGTTCACATCAGTAATCTTGTGTTCATATTTGACATGATGATGCCGAGTGCCATCCGATGACATAGGTGATGAAAAACAACTCTTTGCTTTACCGGATTCTGATCAGATATGAACCAAAGTGTTACCCCAGAACCttggttttatttctgttaCCTTGGTGACCCTTCAGTCTCTTGATATTTTCTTGTTGCAGAGAAAGTGGTGGATTTGGGAACCGATCAGAAGGCAGCAGTGGTGGAGGATTTGGAAGTCGCCAAGAAGGCGGATTTGGAAATCGACAGGAAGGAGGATTTGGAAATAGACAGGAAGGCGGATTTGGAAACCGACAGGAAAGTGGATTTGGTAACAGAATGGACAGTTCCAGAGGTGGACGTGGGGGATTTGGTCGTCGTGGCCGTGGTGGAAGAGGTGGACGGGGCGGTGGACCAGGTGGAAATGACAGACAAGGCAGGCGGGAGTACGAGAGACACAGTGGCAGTGATAAGACGTAAGTATTCCCCATGAATACTGAACGGTTGGTAGGGTGTACATAGCCGCTTAGAGGGGTTGAAAGTGGTGAATTCATGGCAAGTCTCTCTTGtatgttttagcaagttcaacTAAATAGTAAACCATACATCATATGTGAGCGCAGTGTTTTGCCATTGAGGAGGGGGAATATGCTAGAAGTTAGTGCAATGATGTGGTGAATTGTACCGTGCCAGGAACCTCATTCTGTAAAGTGTCAGTTTTCCTAGTAATGAAGCCTAATTTCCTGGCTGCAAGGACAATATTATTACAGCACAGTTATGCCATATCCATGCTACAGAGGTAATGTTTTGAGTTCTCCTGGCACATCCCCTTGTTAGCTGCACGTTGCACAGTCATCCAGCAAAAACTGGGTGATGGGTTAACACAGCCTGAGCTTATCGGATATTGTTATCAATGGCATTAATTAGGTGTCCATGCATAAGTCATTCTGGATACAAATTTTCATGGTAATTCTTCTGGATGATGGGTATGGAATGTCAGTTTACTATATCATTTTCCAGAACACTAGTGTGTATAGTTTTCTTTAGTAATTAggagaaaaaatttatttaaattgtcTTAACTCAAAGCTTGTTTTGTGGGCCTGAGCTGAACGTATAGGTGCATCTGCAATGTCTGTGTGAAGTctgaaaataatggaaaaagtaaaaaaaactatgATTGGAAACCTGTCTTGTTTTGATGACTGATTCATTTGGCACATTCTTTATGATACATTGTTTCACACCAAATATGTTATAAATGGATTTATTAAGTTTTTCATATCGTTTcctttcatatgtaaaatttcGGTGAGCATTCTGCCAAAGgcataacaatatatacagaggGCTCCATTGAAAGCAGACCTCTGCTAAATCTGTCCTTGCTCCATTTCGGCTGTTCTGGCCTGATTTGGGATGATAAGGGAAACTATGGCCTTTTTGCAGAGGGATAAAGTCTGTTGAGAAGCGGGATGGTGGTGGTGCCCACAACTGGGGGTCCGTCAAGGATGAGCTAGAGTAAGTGTGTATAGTGAGGACCTTGACCCTGCTCCTCTCCCTGCCTTACAAACTAAAATTTGCTTGTGAAAAACTACAGCTTGTTTCTTTACCATTTGAGTGGGGTGGAAATAGAAGTGGGAGTTGCTGGTCCTGTAGTGTCGTAATGCATGAGGAGGATTTCCAGGGAACATTTCCACCCTCTGGTTGTGTAAAACTTGTGTTGATTTAGCATTCAACCATATTCAGTcaagtttttgtgaaaattgctACTAATcaccaagaaaaaaagaatgcaaATTTTATTTAACAGCTTGCGTTATTAATGTATTGATTTTGCAAGGTTTTTCTATGTATAGATTAGCCTACTTTTCAACTCAAGAAACCTCTGGTTTTCGCACCACTTGAGTTAGATTGTGTGCAGTTACCTTGCATGTGTTAGCTCCACCTTTATTCACAAAATGCAGGTAATAGTTCACTCTTTCACCTAGTAATGATGCCGATTGCTCTGCTTTTTTCACTTCCTTCTTTGACCTTGTCTCCATGGCCACTTTCACAATAcgtaataataattttttggtttttccTTGTCATTTAACCTGGAAAGtgtcttttcagaaaaaaaccctTTTGGATGGAAGGTGTTTAAAGTGTTGTGAGGGTGGCCGTGTCCCCTTTGTTCTCTTGACACTAACAATGAATTATTGCTGTACATGTCATACCTTCACTATATAGCATACTCTGCTCATTTGGAGTCCAGTAGAATGGAGTATACAGTGATCTTAATTTTTCTAGTGGTGGTGTTCTCTTTCTGGGATTTGTCAGAATTTACTGACCTGTTTGGTGTGAAATGTTCCTTGTGTTactaacagttttgttttgcataCCGTCACTGTTATACTTTTTTTGCCAACTTCCTACCTCCAGGTAAAGTGGATGTAGTGATCCTGTCTTTGCTTGAagacattttatattaaaatactaAAAACAGTAGGTCTGGCATGATGAGGGTGCAACAAAAAAGACCATTTAAGAATGGGTATATTATGGAAGGCATACTTTTATCCTGACTCTCTTAGAAAGGAACTGCTGATGGTGTTGTGGAGATACGCTTCTTACGATTTAAACACTTTGAGAAAGGGGCTACCTTACTGGACACCCAAATGAATCTTCACGccttttaaagtgaacatacaATGCGTGTAGCATTTGGGCAGGGAAGTGGCGGGGAGATTAAGATCTGAGCAGTTTGATGACGAAGTGGGATGCTTTCAATTCTGAGTGAAGCAGAGTGGTTTAGCCAAGGTACACGGGTTTCCAACACATAAAACTTGTCATACACATTGTATGGCATTACACTTTACGGTAAACGGAGTTAATTTGGAATAGAGTGAAGCAGGTTCACTCATTAAGATTTTTGTCTTCACTTGACATTCTCTTTGTGGGCATTTAACTCTCATCGGGTATATACTACAAGGCCGTTGGTAAATATCCACTTTCTCCATTATTTTTGGCTTGATCTCACCCTGCCTTAGATCTAACAATTCCCATGGTTTTGTGGTgactgcatgtattttaaaatagtttatGTTTGGTTGCAAGTTCTTACCTTGTTCATTATGCACTGTAGAGATTCGTTTGATATCTTATTTTTCAGTtgatatgtgaaaatatttttaaaaattcagatAATGTACTGCTCAAGCAGAAGTCAAGTTGAATGGACAGTATAACTATTGATGAAACAAACTCAGCAGTTAATGGTGTCACTTTGGTAGTAGTTGGGCCCTTAACCAGCAATAGGGCATGTTCTGATCCATCTGCTGCTGGTAGAGCAGTGAGCAATGTTGGGAGGTTGTCGGGTGCTTGGGGGAGAGCTGTGATTCCTGAAGGGTTCTGCCTCTACCTTCATCTTTAAACCCGGCCAGTGttattgtacagtgtaaattGTTAATGGAGTAAACAATGACTTATTTTAGAACTTGTGAGAGGGTAGGAATTTCAGTGGTTTCATGCGTGTTTTTTTCTTGGCAGTGAACAGTTGAAGGATGCTAATGACAGCCAGGAGATCCACCCCCCAACTGAGGACACGGAAAATCAGGATCCCAAGTATGTACACACAACACGACATTGTTATGGATAAGAAAGAGTACGTCATTGTCAGGGATGAATATGAATACGACCATGTCAGGGATGAGAATGAATACAAGTGTCAGGGGTGAGAATGAATATGGCATTGTCAGGGGTGAAAATGAATACGGCATTGTCAGGGATGAGAATGAATACAACAGTGTCAGGGGTGAGAATGAATATGGTATTGTCAGGGGTGAAAATGAATACAACAGTGTCGGGTGAGAATGAATACGGCATTGTCAGGGATGAGAATGAATACGGCATTGTCAGGGATGAGAATGAATACGGCATTGTCAGGGATGAGAATGAATACGGCATTGTCAGGGATGAGAATGAATACGACATTGTCAGGGATGAGAATGAATACGGCATTGTCAGGGGTGAGAATGAATACGGCATTGTCAGGGATGAGAATGAATACAAGTGTCAGGGGTGAGAATGAATACAA
Protein-coding regions in this window:
- the LOC135481278 gene encoding zinc finger protein 367-like, coding for MLPWNWSEPRGRGRRVVSPQSSCSTPDSSGSEAEGSSPPLIGRHRRGRPRADHLLSLQVQGSSSTNTIQCYICNRVFPREKSLQAHMRTHTGERPYRCDFPNCTKAFCQSGQLKTHQRLHTGEKPFVCSISGCSSRFTHANRRCTLHPLAPLHRVKTPVVDLPLLSPPEQCDKVMQWLARHAAQKQETTPSKARADKCKRELDEGASCQHVEARKRARDLSKHDRLTDRRIRVNGCRQWVLEQRHWVGEQPTCIPEQSDEAREQRDKLISAMALIELARGVM
- the LOC135481231 gene encoding SERPINE1 mRNA-binding protein 1-like isoform X1, encoding METTYGVAVANKYSLFTDEDADPLEILRQQEEQLKKKKDEVKPKSDKSAKTAKNKQVKKAVAPPEPEQKVKQQDQNTNRREDNRSKGSGQGRSERGGRPFREPREHRDNDGDRRPDRRRREDNSTGEFRESGGFGNRSEGSSGGGFGSRQEGGFGNRQEGGFGNRQEGGFGNRQESGFGNRMDSSRGGRGGFGRRGRGGRGGRGGGPGGNDRQGRREYERHSGSDKTGIKSVEKRDGGGAHNWGSVKDELDEQLKDANDSQEIHPPTEDTENQDPNESGELSEPAHDAEPQEEEKQMTLDEWRALQSRNRVKTEFNIRKPNEGVDDSQWRKMTKLAKKPKEEESEEESEEEEEEDERARQKALLNIKITFNDSPRRGRGGRRPRASRGGRMPSGGGRGERRGPREAAPRFDDENDFPSLGVIKTVA
- the LOC135481231 gene encoding SERPINE1 mRNA-binding protein 1-like isoform X2 — protein: METTYGVAVANKYSLFTDEDADPLEILRQQEEQLKKKKDEVKPKSDKSAKTAKNKQVKKAVAPPEPEQKVKQQDQNTNRREDNRSKGSGQGRSERGGRPFREPREHRDNDGDRRPDRRRREDNSTGEFRESGGFGNRSEGSSGGGFGSRQEGGFGNRQEGGFGNRQEGGFGNRQESGFGNRMDSSRGGRGGFGRRGRGGRGGRGGGPGGNDRQGRREYERHSGSDKTEQLKDANDSQEIHPPTEDTENQDPNESGELSEPAHDAEPQEEEKQMTLDEWRALQSRNRVKTEFNIRKPNEGVDDSQWRKMTKLAKKPKEEESEEESEEEEEEDERARQKALLNIKITFNDSPRRGRGGRRPRASRGGRMPSGGGRGERRGPREAAPRFDDENDFPSLGVIKTVA